One window of the Prionailurus bengalensis isolate Pbe53 chromosome E1, Fcat_Pben_1.1_paternal_pri, whole genome shotgun sequence genome contains the following:
- the SKA2 gene encoding spindle and kinetochore-associated protein 2 isoform X2, producing the protein MEAEVDKLELMRNPVTLLKELSAIKSRYQTLYARFKPIGIEQKESKNRICATVSKTMTMIQELQKQTDVELSPLTKEEKTAAEQLKSFVQTYEEVDLQNGILMERRSIPERFKKMSC; encoded by the exons AGAAATCCAGTTACACTCTTAAAGGAATTGTCAGCAATAAAGTCTCGATATCAAACTTTGTATGCCCGCTTTAAACCGATTGGTATAGAACAGAAAGAGAGTAAGAACCGCATTTGTGCTACTGTCAGTAAGACGATGACCATGATACAAGAACTACAAAAGCAAACAGATGTGGAG ctGTCACCACTgactaaagaagagaaaactgcaGCAGAGCAATTAAAATCTTTTGTTCAGACTTATGAAGAAGTGGACTTGCAAAACGGAATTCTAATGGAGAGGAGATCCATTCCAGAAAGATTTAAGAAGATGTCTTGTTAG